From one Humulus lupulus chromosome 8, drHumLupu1.1, whole genome shotgun sequence genomic stretch:
- the LOC133797576 gene encoding protein BONZAI 2-like isoform X2 — protein MFRVYDIDTQFHNVDVKMLKLDEQQFLGEATCALSQIMITQDRSLTIDLMHREDSTRATRPRHCGKITVRAEESVSSKTTVEMILSCIDLEYKDLFSRSDPFLVISKVVDRDVTIPICKTEVLKNELKPQWKPIYLSIQQAGSKDQQLIIECFNFNSNGKHDLIGKVETSLADLEKLQFSKQGENLYLPTAVGHHHENKVLKSRLFVDKFSESVQHTFLDYLAGGFELNFMVAIDFTASNGNPRLPDSLHYIDPSGRPNAYQRAIIEVGEVVQFYDTDKRFPAWGFGARPIDGPVSHCFYLNGSSHYYEVEGIQGIMTAYAGALRNVSLAGPTLFGPVISYAASIASQSLANGGRKYYVLLIITDGVVTDLQETRDAIVKASDLPLSILIVGVGGADFKEMEILDADKGGRLESSSGRVASRDIVQFVPFRDVQSGEISVVQALLAELPSQFLTYMRTRDIKPNV, from the exons AT GTTTCGAGTATATGACATTGACACTCAGTTTCATAATGTAGATGTGAAG ATGCTAAAACTTGATGAGCAGCAATTTCTTGGAGAGGCAACTTGTGCACTGTCTCAG ATAATGATTACACAAGACAGGTCATTGACCATAGATCTTATGCACAGAGAGGATTCCACCAGAGCAACTCGTCCTCGTCACTGTGGAAAGATTACTGTTCGTGCTGAGGAATCTGTTAGCTCAAAGACTACAGTGGAGATGATACTAAGTTGTATAGATTTGGAATACAAGGATCTCTTTTCAAGAAGT gacccttttttagTAATCTCGAAGGTTGTAGACAGAGATGTCACAATTCCAATATGCAAAACAGAAGTTTTAAAAAATGAGCTTAAACCACAATGGAAGCCAATATATTTGAGTATTCAACAAGCTGGAAGCAAG GATCAGCAACTCATAATAGAGTGTTTCAATTTCAATAGCAATGGAAAACATGACTTGATTGG AAAAGTTGAAACATCATTAGCAGACTTGGAAAAACTTCAGTTCAGTAAGCAAGGCGAAAATTTATATTTACCAACTGCTGTTGGACATCATCATGAGAACAAG GTATTAAAGAGCCGGTTATTTGTTGACAAGTTTTCTGAGAGTGTTCAACATACCTTCCTGGATTACTTAGCAGGGGGATTTGAATTGAACTTTATGGTCGCTATTGATTTCACAG CTTCAAATGGAAATCCTCGCTTGCCTGATTCCTTGCATTATATAGACCCTTCAGGACGTCCAAATGCATACCAGAGA GCAATCATTGAGGTTGGCGAAGTGGTACAGTTTTATGATACAGATAAGCGCTTTCCAGCATGGGGATTCGGTGCCCGCCCAATTGATGGTCCAGTGTCTCATTGTTTCTACTTGAATGGAAGTAGTCATTACTATGAG GTGGAAGGAATTCAAGGAATTATGACAGCATATGCGGGTGCCCTACGTAATGTTTCTCTTGCAGGGCCAACTCTATTTGGGCCTGTGATTAGTTATGCTGCATCAATTGCCAGCCAGTCTCTTGCAAATGGTGGACGGAAATACTACGTTCTGTTAATAATCACA GATGGAGTAGTAACGGATCTTCAAGAAACCCGAGATGCCATTGTAAAAGCATCTGATCTACCACTTTCAATCCTTATCGTCGGAGTCGGAGGAGCTGATTTTAAAGAGATGGAG ATTTTAGATGCTGACAAGGGAGGCAGACTTGAAAGCTCATCGGGACGTGTTGCTTCTCGTGATATTGTCCAGTTCGTTCCATTCCGAGATGTACAAA GTGGAGAAATTTCTGTTGTTCAAGCTCTACTAGCAGAATTGCCTTCTCAATTTCTGACCTACATGCGAACCAGAGATATTAAACCAAATGTATAA
- the LOC133797576 gene encoding protein BONZAI 1-like isoform X1, whose amino-acid sequence MGNCCSGDAGGRSAVGGTAASHANPNAGPNDAVERFLLYRGLQGCFSQIELSLSASSLRDRDVFSKSDPMVVIYTKGRDETLIEIGRTEVILNSVDPTWIIKHTITYHFEVVQYLVFRVYDIDTQFHNVDVKMLKLDEQQFLGEATCALSQIMITQDRSLTIDLMHREDSTRATRPRHCGKITVRAEESVSSKTTVEMILSCIDLEYKDLFSRSDPFLVISKVVDRDVTIPICKTEVLKNELKPQWKPIYLSIQQAGSKDQQLIIECFNFNSNGKHDLIGKVETSLADLEKLQFSKQGENLYLPTAVGHHHENKVLKSRLFVDKFSESVQHTFLDYLAGGFELNFMVAIDFTASNGNPRLPDSLHYIDPSGRPNAYQRAIIEVGEVVQFYDTDKRFPAWGFGARPIDGPVSHCFYLNGSSHYYEVEGIQGIMTAYAGALRNVSLAGPTLFGPVISYAASIASQSLANGGRKYYVLLIITDGVVTDLQETRDAIVKASDLPLSILIVGVGGADFKEMEILDADKGGRLESSSGRVASRDIVQFVPFRDVQSGEISVVQALLAELPSQFLTYMRTRDIKPNV is encoded by the exons ATGGGCAATTGCTGCTCCGGCGACGCCGGTGGCCGGTCGGCAGTCGGCGGCACCGCTGCTTCTCATGCCAATCCGAACGCAGGTCCAAACGACGCCGTTGAAAGATTCCTTCTGTATCGCGGCTTACAGGGCTGCTTCTCTCAGATCGAG TTATCTTTATCTGCTTCCAGCTTACGCGATCGAGATGTGTTCTCCAAG AGTGATCCTATGGTGGTTATTTATACTAAAGGGAGGGATGAAACACTTATAGAGATTGGTCGTACTGAAGTAATTTTAAATTCAGTAGATCCTACATGGATCATAAAACATACCATCACTTATCATTTTGAGGTTGTGCAGTATTTGGT GTTTCGAGTATATGACATTGACACTCAGTTTCATAATGTAGATGTGAAG ATGCTAAAACTTGATGAGCAGCAATTTCTTGGAGAGGCAACTTGTGCACTGTCTCAG ATAATGATTACACAAGACAGGTCATTGACCATAGATCTTATGCACAGAGAGGATTCCACCAGAGCAACTCGTCCTCGTCACTGTGGAAAGATTACTGTTCGTGCTGAGGAATCTGTTAGCTCAAAGACTACAGTGGAGATGATACTAAGTTGTATAGATTTGGAATACAAGGATCTCTTTTCAAGAAGT gacccttttttagTAATCTCGAAGGTTGTAGACAGAGATGTCACAATTCCAATATGCAAAACAGAAGTTTTAAAAAATGAGCTTAAACCACAATGGAAGCCAATATATTTGAGTATTCAACAAGCTGGAAGCAAG GATCAGCAACTCATAATAGAGTGTTTCAATTTCAATAGCAATGGAAAACATGACTTGATTGG AAAAGTTGAAACATCATTAGCAGACTTGGAAAAACTTCAGTTCAGTAAGCAAGGCGAAAATTTATATTTACCAACTGCTGTTGGACATCATCATGAGAACAAG GTATTAAAGAGCCGGTTATTTGTTGACAAGTTTTCTGAGAGTGTTCAACATACCTTCCTGGATTACTTAGCAGGGGGATTTGAATTGAACTTTATGGTCGCTATTGATTTCACAG CTTCAAATGGAAATCCTCGCTTGCCTGATTCCTTGCATTATATAGACCCTTCAGGACGTCCAAATGCATACCAGAGA GCAATCATTGAGGTTGGCGAAGTGGTACAGTTTTATGATACAGATAAGCGCTTTCCAGCATGGGGATTCGGTGCCCGCCCAATTGATGGTCCAGTGTCTCATTGTTTCTACTTGAATGGAAGTAGTCATTACTATGAG GTGGAAGGAATTCAAGGAATTATGACAGCATATGCGGGTGCCCTACGTAATGTTTCTCTTGCAGGGCCAACTCTATTTGGGCCTGTGATTAGTTATGCTGCATCAATTGCCAGCCAGTCTCTTGCAAATGGTGGACGGAAATACTACGTTCTGTTAATAATCACA GATGGAGTAGTAACGGATCTTCAAGAAACCCGAGATGCCATTGTAAAAGCATCTGATCTACCACTTTCAATCCTTATCGTCGGAGTCGGAGGAGCTGATTTTAAAGAGATGGAG ATTTTAGATGCTGACAAGGGAGGCAGACTTGAAAGCTCATCGGGACGTGTTGCTTCTCGTGATATTGTCCAGTTCGTTCCATTCCGAGATGTACAAA GTGGAGAAATTTCTGTTGTTCAAGCTCTACTAGCAGAATTGCCTTCTCAATTTCTGACCTACATGCGAACCAGAGATATTAAACCAAATGTATAA